In Flavobacterium luteolum, the DNA window ACTTTTTTGGTATATAAAGGAAAATCAGCATTTTGGATCCAGCTGAAATATCCTGGCTCTGTTTCTAGAACCTTTTCTACTTTTGCACCTTTATGTTTTCCAAAAGTAAAAATTTCTTCGTCATCTTTATCAAAAGCAATCATTCCGGCAAAATCTGCTATTTTTTTACGTGTTGTAAACTCAGATAAAGATTTCATGTCATTTTCTAATTCTGGATAACGATCTAATTGCGCTTTCAAGATTTCGTAAGTAGCCATTGTATCTGCTTCTGCCGAATGTGCATTATCCAAATTTTTTCCACAATAAAATTTCAAAGCAGCACTTAATGTACGCTCTTCCATTTTATGAAAAATCGTCTGCACATCTACAGAAACTTTATTTTTCATATCAAAATCAACTCCTGCACGAAGCAGTTCTTCCGCTAGAAGGGGAATATCAAAACGATCTGAATTAAATCCGCCAAGATCACTGTCTTTTATCATATTATGAATATGCGGAGCAAGTTCTGCAAAAGTCGGTTCGTTGGCTACTTTTTCGTCTGTTATGCCATGAACTGCAGTTGTTTGTGGAGGAATTGGAATTGTTGGATTAACCAGCCAGGTTTTACTTTCTTTGTTTCCGTTAGGAAAAACCTTGAATATTGAAATTTCTACGATTCTATCTTTACCGATATCAATTCCCGTTGTTTCGAGATCAAAAAAGCAAATTGGCTTGTTAAGTTTTAATTCCATTTCTAATTTTTATAAGTTTACAAATGTAATTTTTAAAGCGGAATATCTTCCCTTATTCTGATTTTTTTTGTCGAAAAATGCTTTCAATTATGCAATTTTAACTTTTAAAAAACAAGCCCTTAATAAGTCTGCGTATTACTGCTTAATTCTTTTCTTACAAAAGAAAAAATCCGACAAGTTTAAAACCAGTCGGATTTGAATTTATTTTTAAAATGAATTTTAGAAATCTCTATCTACATCAAAAGCTTCTAAATATTCTGCTACTCTTTTCACAAAACTTCCTCCTAAAGCTCCGTCAACAACTCTATGATCATAAGAGTGCGATAAGAACATTTTTTGACGAATTCCGATAAAATCACCTTCTGGAGTTTCAATAACCGCAGGCACTTTACGAATTGCGCCAAGCGCTAGAATACCAACTTGTGGCTGATTGATAATTGGCGTTCCGAATACACTGCCAAAAGTACCAACGTTTGTAACGGTGTATGTTCCGCCTTGCGTATCGTCTGGCTTTAGTTTTCCAGCTTTTGCACGGTTTCCTAAATCGTTAACCGCTTTTGCCATTCCAACCAAATTCAACTGATCTGCATTTTTAATTACGGGAACAATTAAATTTCCGTTTGGCAATGCTGCCGCCATTCCTAAATTGATATTTTTCTTTTTAATGATATAATCTCCGTCAACAGAAATATTCATTCCAGGAAAATCTTTTAAAGCTTTTGCAACCGCTTCCATCATAATCGGAGTAAAAGTCAATTTCTCGCCCTCTCTTTTTTCGAAAGCTGTTTTTACTTTATCTCTCCATTTTACAATATTCGTTACATCAACCTCAATAAAAGATTGTACGTGAGCAGAAGTCTGAACCGAAGCGGTCATATAACCAGAAATCAGTTTACGCATTCTGTCCATTTCAACAATCTCGTCAGCACCGTTTACAGAAACTGGAACCGCTTGCTGGCTTTTTTGAACAGCTGGCTCAACAGCTTTTGGCGCTTCAGCTTTCGGAGTTTCAACAGTTACTTTTGGAGCTGTTTCAACCGCTTGAGGAACTTGAACAGCACCCGATTTACGAGCTTCTACATATTTTAGAATATCTTCTTTAGTCACACGTCCGTCTTTTCCAGAACCTGCAATATTTTCAAGTTCGTTTAAAGAAAGACCTTCTTCTTTTGCAATATTTTTTACTAATGGAGAAAAGAATTTATCTGATCCTGAAAAATCTTGAGAAGTTACCGTTTCTTTAACCGATTCGATTGTTTTTTCGATTTCAGCGACTTCTGCAGGAGCGGCAGTTTCTTGAACCGCATTTACAGCTTCTGGAGCTGCTGTTTCTCCTCCTTCAGTTTCAATAATGGCAATAGCCTGCCCTACTTGCACTAAATCATCTTTACCAAACAATTGCTCAACTAAAATTCCTGATACTTCACTAGGCACTTCGCTGTCAACTTTATCTGTTGCAATTTCGAGTACGGCTTCATCAGCCTCAATTTTGTCTCCAACCTCTTTCAACCAGTTTGTTATGGTTGCTTCAGCGACACTTTCTCCCATTTTAGGAAGTTTTAATTCAAATCTTGCCATATTGTTAATCTAAAAGATGTTTTTGATTTTCAGATTGCGAAATTAATGAAATTTTTAAACATAAATTACACTTAATATAATTTTTTACTCAATTTTCATGATTTGCCCTCTGTCATTCCTTGAATTACTTCCAATAATAAAACCCGTATTTTTGGGAAAAATTTTAAAAGTAACCTGCTTATCTTTAAGAGTTTCTATGATTTCGATACATTTTTTGAATGAAATATAGTGATTATCCAAAATGATCTCTGCCTTTTTACCCTTTAAAATTAGGCACGAATTTACCATTTTTTCTCCTTTGAAATCTAAAAAAGCAACTTTATTTTCCAAAATCGAAGCCAGTTTTTTAGCGAAATTCTCATTTTCGGAGTATAAAAAATAACTTTCCGGCAATGGGTTTTCTTTTCGTTTTCCTTGAAACATTTTAGCTATTGAAAACAAAAAAGCACCTATTTTAATAAAGATACTAAAGAACTGCGATTTCTTAAAATGTTTCTGATAAAAGAAATTCATGGCTTCTTGAAAACGCATCATGTACTTTTCGTCTTTTATCGTACTTTCTCCTTTATAATGCAAAACGGTGGTTTCATGAAAGTAGAAATTCGTTTTTCCTATTTGTAAAGCCCTATACGACAAATCAATATCATCTGCATACATAAAACAGTTTTCGTCAAAACCATTTAAACCTTCATACAGTTTTCTTTCTAATAACATACAAGCACCAACGAGAATATCTACTTTTCCTGTTTCGTTTTCGTTTAAATGCTGCGCGTAATATTGATTAAAAAGTCTGGTTTTAGGAAAGATCTTATACAATCCGAAGATTTTTGTGAAAGACACCCAAGGCGTTGGAATACCGCGTTTGCTTTCTGGAAGAAATGCTCCTATTCCGTCAATTAATTTACAGCCAATAATTCCTAGATTGTTTTGCCTTTCGGCGAAAGCCAAAATCTTTATGAAAGTATCTTCTGCAACGACAGTATCAGGATTTAAAATACAAACGTACTTTCCTTTCGCTTGACGAACACCAATATTATTTCCTTTTGGGAAACCAAAATTTTCTTTGTTTTCAATCAGTTTTACGTCGGGAAATTTTTCTTTCATCATCAAAACACTTTCGTCTGATGAATTATTATCGACTACAATAATTTCTGCATCGATTGACGCAATTGCTTCCTGAACACTTAAAAGGCATTGTTCGAGAAAGTAACGCACATTGTAATTTAAAATAACAACCGATAATTGCATGAATAATTAAGTCTGTAGATTTTGGCCGAAGTTAGAAATTTTCTGATAACCCTAAGCGAAGCGACCAGTCGTTTTTACTGATTCCGTAATCCAGAGCCAAATTACTGCCGTTGCGTTTATTCCATTTAATGCGAATTCCAGTTCCGACAGCAGGATTCCATTTTTTAAATTCATACGTATCCAGTTTAGAAACCGAAGAAACATTGGTAAAAAAAACAGCACCAAAAAAACCGTTACGACTGATATCTGTTCGATATTCGGTTTCAAAATAAATTAAGGCATTACTTCGGTATCTGTTTTTGGTAAATCCTCGTCCTGTTTTCCCTTCACGATCCCAGCCAATACTTGGGAGATCCAAATAATGCGGTTTCCCTCCAAAAGTAGACCAAAAGAAAGCTCTTGATGCCCAAACCCGATGTTTGGTTTTACTAAAAGAATGGTATTTTCGAGCATCAAAATACAAAGATTGCCATTTGTCTCCTTCTACTCCACTAGTATTGATTCGCAAATCAGCTTCGACGTACAGACCTTGTTCGGGATTGATAATATTTTCTCTAGAATCGTACAAACCCTGAATTGCAAATCCGAAAGAAGTCTCATCAGAATAATCGCCATTCATATATTTATAATAATCTGTTTCTCCGTCTATATAAGACTCTTCAGAAATATTTTTGTAATTGTCAAAAAGAAAACCAACTCCTAAACGATAATTACCGACAATCTGCCTTGTTATAAACTGATAAAAACGCCATTGCTGATAATCGAGCGTAGAGATTTCCTTTTTTGTATTATCTTCTCCCAAACCGTAAGTATCTTGAGGATAAATCATATACCGATAATCTCCCATAAGATTCCACTTATTGTCACTCGTATAAATATAAGATTGGATCGGAAATACAAATTGATTGCTGAAACTAAAATATGGCGAAAAGGTAATTTGAGACATTTTGGTTTTTTCTGCATCTCCCAAGTAAAAAGTAGTCAGAAAAGAGACAACCAAACCATTACTAGAATTAACACCGACAGGAACAGGCAATAAAGAAAAAGCCAGTTTTCGTTTTCTATCTGGGCGAATAGTATCCTGTTTATCAAAAATTTTATGAATGACGTCTAAGATATCACGAGTTTCCACGGCAGTACTATCGTTTTGAGCCTGACAAAACGATCCTATTAAAAATAAAATCAAAATGTATTTAATTTTTAAACCATTCACTCACAATATTTTAAAATCCGTCTCTTACAAATTTAAAATTTTATTAAGAATATTAAGGTCGATTTTGAGGAAAGTTTTCAGTCGCGGTTTTCAGTCTCAGTTTACAAATTGAAAACTCTAAAGATGTAGCTGAATTTTATATCTATTCAAAATCTTCATTACGAAAAGCATAATTATTGAAAACACCAGAGACCATAAAATTCCTGGAACGCCTTCTCTGAAATATCCTGGTATTATATGAAAGTTAAAAGCTTTACAGAAGTAATAAATTACGCCTGGCAAAATATAAATCAATAACGGGTTTGCAGCTGCAGGCATAAAGAATTCGCTCCATCTCGTCTGTTTCTTAACTTCCATCAGCCAATACAGAAAATAGAAAAGGACGGTGCAAATTGCTGCCGAGAACATTGTCCAAGAAGGCGTCCCTTTGATTTTCGATATTCCAAAATACGGGCGAAGCAAGATTGCTGTTACTGTAAATAAAACAATAAAACCAATTACTGCCCAATTGATTTTGGAGCTAATTTTTTGATCAAAAAATAATAACGAAACTATAATTCCAGCAGAAGTCAAAGAAACATGTGTAAGATGTCCTGCTATAAAGCTTAACCAAGAAGTGCTGTGAACAAAAGAGTTTTCTGTTAAATTAAGGGAATTCATAATTACAGAAAAAACTAAAAGTCCAATCATTGCCCATAAGTTTCCTGAAACCAGCCAATAATAAATTACTGTAAAAAGATATGCCCAACCTATTAATCCTAGAATTCCCCACCACTTTGGCGTCATTCCGCGATCTCCAGTATCTTGCACATAAATGAAATAAAGTGCGATGAGAACTAAAATCCCTCCATATTGAAGCACATTTTTTAACCAAGCAGGAAAATCTTTCGGGTATTTATTCCAAATCGGAATAGGCATACTATACGCCAAAAGTCCCCAAAATGCTGGCGTGATAATCATTTTTGCTACATCATATCCATATTCGGCATTGACCATAAAAACACCAATCACAATAAGTGCAATCGCTCTTTTTAAAGTATGAGTCCAGATGGTTTTCGGGCTGTCGCCTTTTATAAGTCTAGCATTAAAAGCAAACGGAACAGACATTCCGACAATAAATAAAAAAGCAGGAAAAACTAAATCTACAAAAGTCATCGCATCGGCATCTGCGGGCATGTGTTTCATCCATTGTGGTACGTTTTGAATACTTGCAAGTTCGTTTACAAAAATCATTACAAAAATGGTAATTCCACGCAAAGCATCAATAGAAATAATACGCTGATTAAACAGATTCTCTTTTATTTTCATAATTTTTTACTTTTTTACTAAAAATCAAATATAGTATAATTCTAAAATGTCTTGTTACAAATTCTCTACTAATTTTGCGCATTATAAAACTGATTTATACATTTTTGCCACATGTTATCATTCCTCAAATCAAAACCCGTATTAAAAGAACTGCTTGATGGCAATTTTGTCGATATTCATTCTCATATTTTACCGGGAATTGATGACGGGGCAAAAAACATGGCAAAATCAATTGAGTTGGTTTCGTCTTTGAAAGCGCTTGGAGTTTCCCAAATTATAACTTCTCCGCATATCAATCATTATGTTTGGAATAATTCGCCAGAGATTATTCAATCTAAACTTCAAGACACCCAAAAGGCATTAGAAGAAAGTAAAATCAAAATACCTCTTCAGGCTGCTGCCGAATATTTTATAGACAGCTGGTTCGAAAATCATTTTAAAGAAGAAAAACTGCTGACTTTAAAAGACAATTATGTTTTGGTAGAAATATCTTATTTAAATGCACCGCTAAATATTTACAAGACCATTTTTGAGATACAAGTCGCGGGTTATATTCCAGTTTTAGCACATCCGGAACGATATGTTTTTTATCACAACAAGTTTTCGGAATATGAAAAATTAAAAAATGCAGGCTGTCTTTTTCAATTAAATCTGCTTTCGACTGTAGAATATTATGGTTCGCAGATTGCTAAAACAACCGATGCTCTTTTAGCAAAAGGAATGTATGATTTTTGCGGAACCGATATTCATCATAAAAAACATATTGCAGCTTTTGACGATAAGATTAAAACCAAAAATATTGCTCCTTTAAAAGAAGTTATTGCTAATAATCAGTTTTTTAAATTCTAAAAAAGCTTAATAGGCGTTTTCTTCTCCTTTAAAAATATTGATAACAGTCTTTACAATAATCTTAATATCTAGCAGAAAACTCCAATTTTCGATATACCAGATATCATATTCCACGCGGTTTTCCATATCGCTTAAGACTTTAGTTTCTCCTCTAAAACCATTTACCTGCGCCCAGCCTGTAATTCCTGGTTTCGCGTATTGGCGTACCAAATAATTATTAATAAGATCGCTGTACTCTTTTGCAAGATTAACCATGTGTGGTCTTGGTCCTACAACGGACATGTCTCCAAGAAAAACATTAAAAAACTGTGGCAGTTCGTCTATACTTGTTTTACGGATAAAAGCACCAAATTTGGTTATTCTGCTATCTCCTTTTTCTGCTTGTTTATTATGTGCCAGACCATTTACATACATACTTCTAAACTTTATACACATAAACGATCTATTGTCTCTCCCCGATCTTTCTTGCTTAAAAAAGATAGGACCTGGTGATTCGAGTCTGATAATAATCATGATAATCGGAAACAGCCAAGGAAAAATAAGTAGAATCACAAGACCCGAAAAACAGATATCGAAAGCCTTTTTCAAAAGTCTGTTGGATGCAAATTCTAACGGTTCTGGACGAAACATTAAGACTGGCGTATTTTCATAAAAAGCAACTTCTACTTTACTTGCTTTGGTATAAAGCTGAAAATCGGGAATGAATTTGATACGAATCATATTTTGCTCGCAAATTCTAGTCAGCTCATTAATAATTTCGATATTGTCAATATGCAATGCAACATATATCTCGTCGATCTTTTTGTCGATCACGAATTTTTCAACATCTTCAAATTTCCCAATAATTAAAGCCGGATCAACAATTTGATTATCATTTATTTCGTCAAAAAAACCTAAAAAACGGTAGCCAAACGTAAGATCTTTTGCAAGAACTTTACGAATTTTTTCACCAGATTTATTGGCCCCTACGATTATAAAAGTCTTAAAATTATAGCCTTTCGCTCGAACATATTTTAAAAGCTTCATTGACAAATAACGAGAAATCATCAGCAATCCAAAAAATATCAGGTAAAAATAAACCAAGCGAAGTCTTGAAATATC includes these proteins:
- a CDS encoding 3'-5' exonuclease, encoding MELKLNKPICFFDLETTGIDIGKDRIVEISIFKVFPNGNKESKTWLVNPTIPIPPQTTAVHGITDEKVANEPTFAELAPHIHNMIKDSDLGGFNSDRFDIPLLAEELLRAGVDFDMKNKVSVDVQTIFHKMEERTLSAALKFYCGKNLDNAHSAEADTMATYEILKAQLDRYPELENDMKSLSEFTTRKKIADFAGMIAFDKDDEEIFTFGKHKGAKVEKVLETEPGYFSWIQNADFPLYTKKVLTAIKLRKLNTK
- a CDS encoding dihydrolipoamide acetyltransferase family protein: MARFELKLPKMGESVAEATITNWLKEVGDKIEADEAVLEIATDKVDSEVPSEVSGILVEQLFGKDDLVQVGQAIAIIETEGGETAAPEAVNAVQETAAPAEVAEIEKTIESVKETVTSQDFSGSDKFFSPLVKNIAKEEGLSLNELENIAGSGKDGRVTKEDILKYVEARKSGAVQVPQAVETAPKVTVETPKAEAPKAVEPAVQKSQQAVPVSVNGADEIVEMDRMRKLISGYMTASVQTSAHVQSFIEVDVTNIVKWRDKVKTAFEKREGEKLTFTPIMMEAVAKALKDFPGMNISVDGDYIIKKKNINLGMAAALPNGNLIVPVIKNADQLNLVGMAKAVNDLGNRAKAGKLKPDDTQGGTYTVTNVGTFGSVFGTPIINQPQVGILALGAIRKVPAVIETPEGDFIGIRQKMFLSHSYDHRVVDGALGGSFVKRVAEYLEAFDVDRDF
- a CDS encoding glycosyltransferase family 2 protein; this encodes MQLSVVILNYNVRYFLEQCLLSVQEAIASIDAEIIVVDNNSSDESVLMMKEKFPDVKLIENKENFGFPKGNNIGVRQAKGKYVCILNPDTVVAEDTFIKILAFAERQNNLGIIGCKLIDGIGAFLPESKRGIPTPWVSFTKIFGLYKIFPKTRLFNQYYAQHLNENETGKVDILVGACMLLERKLYEGLNGFDENCFMYADDIDLSYRALQIGKTNFYFHETTVLHYKGESTIKDEKYMMRFQEAMNFFYQKHFKKSQFFSIFIKIGAFLFSIAKMFQGKRKENPLPESYFLYSENENFAKKLASILENKVAFLDFKGEKMVNSCLILKGKKAEIILDNHYISFKKCIEIIETLKDKQVTFKIFPKNTGFIIGSNSRNDRGQIMKIE
- a CDS encoding DUF5009 domain-containing protein, which codes for MKIKENLFNQRIISIDALRGITIFVMIFVNELASIQNVPQWMKHMPADADAMTFVDLVFPAFLFIVGMSVPFAFNARLIKGDSPKTIWTHTLKRAIALIVIGVFMVNAEYGYDVAKMIITPAFWGLLAYSMPIPIWNKYPKDFPAWLKNVLQYGGILVLIALYFIYVQDTGDRGMTPKWWGILGLIGWAYLFTVIYYWLVSGNLWAMIGLLVFSVIMNSLNLTENSFVHSTSWLSFIAGHLTHVSLTSAGIIVSLLFFDQKISSKINWAVIGFIVLFTVTAILLRPYFGISKIKGTPSWTMFSAAICTVLFYFLYWLMEVKKQTRWSEFFMPAAANPLLIYILPGVIYYFCKAFNFHIIPGYFREGVPGILWSLVFSIIMLFVMKILNRYKIQLHL
- a CDS encoding tyrosine-protein phosphatase; this translates as MLSFLKSKPVLKELLDGNFVDIHSHILPGIDDGAKNMAKSIELVSSLKALGVSQIITSPHINHYVWNNSPEIIQSKLQDTQKALEESKIKIPLQAAAEYFIDSWFENHFKEEKLLTLKDNYVLVEISYLNAPLNIYKTIFEIQVAGYIPVLAHPERYVFYHNKFSEYEKLKNAGCLFQLNLLSTVEYYGSQIAKTTDALLAKGMYDFCGTDIHHKKHIAAFDDKIKTKNIAPLKEVIANNQFFKF
- a CDS encoding undecaprenyl-phosphate glucose phosphotransferase, yielding MKILQKLSHYRISRYYKLLFVVVDIVLLNLATILSALARFGNLDKLLSKDERTVSLLAILIWVALLLQKDSNRSVRVEPIESILWRTIKKISIHAALVSIFVVYLKYVDISRLRLVYFYLIFFGLLMISRYLSMKLLKYVRAKGYNFKTFIIVGANKSGEKIRKVLAKDLTFGYRFLGFFDEINDNQIVDPALIIGKFEDVEKFVIDKKIDEIYVALHIDNIEIINELTRICEQNMIRIKFIPDFQLYTKASKVEVAFYENTPVLMFRPEPLEFASNRLLKKAFDICFSGLVILLIFPWLFPIIMIIIRLESPGPIFFKQERSGRDNRSFMCIKFRSMYVNGLAHNKQAEKGDSRITKFGAFIRKTSIDELPQFFNVFLGDMSVVGPRPHMVNLAKEYSDLINNYLVRQYAKPGITGWAQVNGFRGETKVLSDMENRVEYDIWYIENWSFLLDIKIIVKTVINIFKGEENAY